One window from the genome of Pseudobdellovibrionaceae bacterium encodes:
- a CDS encoding HAD family hydrolase → MMNTTHFWQNQTSQLIQDIETFLNKNPRGKKVAAFDADGTCWFNDVGRDFYLYQCENIFKNVWQWSDYTDREKKDVGESLWWLAEINHGATVQNLIRQAQEALIQKGPLQIVPSVQQLIRFLLAKGVEVFIVTASVKWSVVPAARELGINEDHVLGVTTLLDLEQRLTLERYLPITWREGKPEALLNATDGVAPFLCGGNTISDLPLLESATDFRVSVNSVDQKDSIFESEQQLKRISLERQWFHFDYLESV, encoded by the coding sequence ATGATGAATACGACACACTTTTGGCAAAACCAGACCTCCCAGTTGATCCAAGACATTGAGACCTTTTTAAATAAAAATCCTCGCGGGAAAAAAGTAGCCGCCTTTGATGCCGACGGCACCTGTTGGTTTAACGATGTGGGTAGAGATTTCTATCTGTATCAGTGTGAAAATATTTTTAAAAATGTCTGGCAATGGAGCGACTATACAGATCGCGAAAAAAAAGATGTAGGCGAATCTCTGTGGTGGTTAGCCGAGATCAACCACGGCGCCACAGTCCAAAATTTAATCCGACAAGCCCAAGAAGCTCTTATCCAGAAAGGTCCTTTACAGATTGTTCCCTCTGTTCAACAGCTGATCAGATTCTTGCTGGCTAAAGGGGTAGAAGTGTTTATTGTGACGGCTTCGGTAAAATGGTCCGTAGTTCCCGCCGCTCGTGAACTGGGGATTAACGAAGATCATGTCCTAGGCGTAACCACCTTGCTTGATCTTGAACAGCGACTGACCCTAGAGAGATATTTGCCCATCACTTGGCGAGAAGGCAAACCCGAAGCTCTTCTCAATGCCACAGACGGAGTTGCGCCTTTTCTCTGCGGAGGAAACACAATCAGCGATCTGCCCCTCTTAGAATCTGCTACAGATTTTCGAGTGTCAGTAAACTCTGTGGATCAAAAAGATTCCATATTTGAAAGCGAACAGCAACTTAAACGCATCTCCCTTGAACGCCAGTGGTTTCACTTTGATTATTTAGAAAGTGTTTAG
- a CDS encoding aminopeptidase P family protein, with protein MKKIPGPLYNVEFFKERRRRLAQVMPKNSALILFSAPELIRNNDVHHYYRQDSDLFYLTGYEEADSVFIFTPGQEIESTLFVLEKDPIKETWDGFMYGTEGAREAFQMDQVFDIKDFLEKTPAILNHADQIFYRTFLNVENDEKISQILNKMKRNKGRSGLGLTTLADPLSLLGELRARKTEEEIQMLRKSCQISSEAHVQLMRATRPGVSERELYGLFLYETMRRGAQREGYAAIVASGHHATALHYKSNDDICHDGELLLVDAGSEYNYLSADITRTFPVNGTFSSVQKAVYEEVLNIQKQMVAAVKPGIGFKELNEKCINLTSESLIKLGLLKKSKDEIIEKRLFVKYYPHGLGHYLGMDVHDVGAYYNSSMTESVKFQPGYVLTIEPGIYIPKDDESAPPEMRGIGIRIEDDVLVTTEGFEVLTHDCPKEVAELEDLIGKA; from the coding sequence ATGAAAAAGATTCCAGGTCCATTATACAACGTTGAGTTTTTTAAAGAGCGTCGTCGCCGTCTTGCACAAGTGATGCCCAAGAACAGTGCCTTGATTCTCTTTTCTGCGCCAGAGTTGATCAGGAACAACGACGTTCATCATTACTACAGACAAGACAGTGATTTGTTTTATCTTACAGGTTATGAAGAGGCCGATTCGGTTTTTATTTTTACTCCTGGTCAAGAGATAGAGTCTACATTGTTTGTTTTAGAAAAGGATCCTATCAAAGAAACTTGGGATGGCTTTATGTATGGCACAGAAGGTGCTCGTGAAGCTTTCCAAATGGATCAAGTTTTTGACATCAAGGATTTTCTTGAAAAGACCCCAGCAATACTGAATCATGCGGATCAAATCTTTTATAGAACTTTTTTAAACGTTGAGAATGACGAAAAAATTTCGCAAATTTTAAATAAAATGAAGCGCAATAAGGGAAGAAGCGGTTTGGGACTTACAACGCTTGCTGATCCTCTGTCTCTCTTGGGCGAGCTTCGAGCTAGAAAAACAGAAGAAGAGATTCAGATGCTCAGAAAATCCTGTCAAATTTCTTCTGAAGCCCATGTGCAGCTCATGCGTGCCACTCGGCCAGGAGTTTCTGAGCGCGAGCTTTATGGTCTGTTCTTGTATGAGACCATGCGTAGAGGGGCGCAGCGAGAAGGCTATGCAGCCATTGTGGCTTCTGGCCATCACGCCACGGCTCTTCACTACAAATCTAATGATGACATTTGTCATGATGGCGAACTGCTACTAGTCGATGCGGGGTCTGAGTACAATTATCTTTCTGCGGACATCACCAGAACTTTCCCTGTGAATGGTACATTTTCATCTGTGCAAAAAGCTGTGTATGAAGAAGTACTAAATATTCAAAAGCAAATGGTGGCTGCCGTAAAGCCAGGTATTGGTTTCAAAGAACTGAATGAAAAGTGCATCAATCTGACTTCTGAAAGCCTGATCAAATTAGGACTGCTTAAAAAATCTAAAGATGAAATCATTGAAAAGCGACTTTTTGTAAAATACTACCCTCATGGTTTGGGACATTATCTGGGAATGGATGTGCATGATGTGGGTGCTTACTATAATTCATCTATGACTGAGTCGGTAAAATTTCAACCAGGTTATGTGCTCACCATTGAGCCAGGAATTTATATCCCCAAAGACGATGAATCCGCTCCACCAGAAATGCGCGGGATTGGCATTCGTATCGAGGACGATGTGTTGGTCACTACAGAAGGTTTTGAGGTTTTAACTCACGATTGCCCCAAAGAGGTTGCCGAACTGGAAGACCTTATAGGTAAAGCTTAG
- a CDS encoding tetratricopeptide repeat protein, which translates to MHVIKADLHALNSNWLLSQVELERALELQADDSLKLRRALVIAQRGQYALAEEELKKLTYASKSNDVEAYLALGEIQALQNKAAESIATYKQALSIDPNNYKALIFLGAIYSQLDNIQTSNYYFGRLKRLPEYRHLGFYYTGRLQQQIKNYAKSILEFKKCSEIREDFLDCLYSLADSYILNADKAQAIKLLEAHKEQNPDNERTYSKLYDLYTEAQDTEKAFEQLAALERFEPQNTYIKLQMAMYFLMRQELAEAEVKLQEILDISPKFDRAHFLLTSIFTREKDLEKVTRYYSMMNIESPYFIEASLMVGRLTEELQGPVKALQLIQTKNKKLQDSRLNIYAALLNGKLDKPQESIKILEKVVKNDPQNTQALYYLGHLQGENGQFDKAIVQMRRALLIDPNHVDALNYIAYYFAENKINLDEALRMATKANELRPNDGHILDTMGWIYFHKGEFNQAVSYLEKAYVLNPEESTIAEHLAQVYSSKGFSDKALQVYNKLLQQGVVNREKILRQINSIGVPPGAASDTK; encoded by the coding sequence ATGCATGTGATTAAGGCGGATCTTCATGCTTTAAATTCTAATTGGCTGTTATCTCAAGTTGAGCTTGAGAGGGCTTTAGAGCTGCAAGCCGATGACAGTTTGAAATTAAGACGAGCTCTTGTGATTGCTCAGCGTGGTCAATACGCCTTGGCGGAAGAGGAACTTAAAAAGCTCACCTATGCTTCTAAGAGTAATGATGTGGAAGCTTACTTGGCGCTGGGTGAAATCCAAGCTCTTCAAAATAAAGCCGCAGAATCCATTGCTACATATAAACAGGCACTTTCTATTGATCCGAATAATTATAAGGCCTTGATCTTTTTGGGAGCCATTTATTCTCAGTTGGATAATATCCAAACCTCAAACTACTATTTTGGGCGCTTGAAGCGTTTGCCTGAGTATCGTCATTTGGGTTTTTATTATACAGGTCGTCTGCAACAGCAGATTAAAAATTATGCAAAATCGATCCTTGAATTTAAGAAATGCTCTGAAATCAGAGAAGACTTTTTGGACTGCCTCTACTCGTTGGCAGACAGTTATATTTTAAACGCCGACAAGGCCCAAGCTATCAAACTTTTAGAGGCACATAAAGAGCAAAATCCAGACAATGAAAGAACCTACTCAAAACTTTATGATCTCTATACTGAGGCTCAAGATACAGAGAAAGCCTTTGAACAGTTGGCCGCACTAGAAAGGTTTGAACCCCAAAATACCTATATTAAATTGCAAATGGCCATGTACTTTTTGATGCGACAAGAGTTAGCAGAGGCAGAGGTCAAATTACAGGAGATACTTGATATCAGTCCTAAATTTGATCGTGCACATTTTCTTTTAACATCCATCTTCACTCGCGAAAAAGACTTAGAAAAGGTCACTAGATACTATTCCATGATGAATATCGAAAGTCCGTACTTTATTGAAGCCAGTTTGATGGTGGGACGTTTGACAGAGGAGTTGCAGGGGCCAGTAAAAGCTTTGCAACTGATCCAAACCAAAAACAAAAAGCTCCAAGATTCGCGTTTAAATATCTATGCGGCTCTTTTAAATGGGAAGTTAGACAAACCGCAAGAAAGCATAAAGATCCTTGAAAAGGTGGTCAAGAATGACCCTCAGAACACACAAGCTCTCTATTATTTGGGGCATTTACAAGGTGAAAATGGTCAATTTGATAAAGCGATTGTGCAAATGCGCAGGGCTCTTTTGATCGACCCAAATCATGTGGATGCCTTGAACTATATTGCTTATTACTTTGCTGAAAATAAAATCAACTTGGATGAGGCTCTTAGAATGGCCACAAAAGCCAACGAGCTGCGTCCCAACGATGGGCATATATTAGATACGATGGGATGGATTTATTTTCACAAAGGTGAATTCAATCAGGCGGTTTCTTATTTAGAAAAAGCCTATGTGCTTAATCCTGAAGAAAGTACGATTGCCGAACACCTTGCGCAAGTGTACTCTAGTAAAGGTTTTTCTGATAAAGCCTTACAAGTGTACAACAAACTTTTGCAACAAGGTGTAGTGAATCGTGAAAAAATCTTACGTCAAATCAATTCCATTGGGGTTCCGCCAGGCGCTGCTTCTGATACTAAGTAG
- a CDS encoding sigma-70 region 4 domain-containing protein, translating to MSEFEIKKSIFQRSAKFYFFCFMSESKALKLAKSVVEDVFRTPVDGQDWGKEMEGRLLKVMHKTYISNEKKSSQSVTAPMLGHFEIPKSLDLGAWREFKRSAHGNEFYTTCLFYVGGFDLQTIAEIQGVTEGTVKFRLSHGAKKLGSILLKEYLN from the coding sequence ATGTCTGAGTTTGAAATTAAAAAATCGATTTTCCAAAGATCGGCCAAGTTCTATTTCTTTTGCTTTATGAGCGAATCTAAAGCATTGAAATTGGCCAAGTCAGTGGTGGAAGATGTTTTTCGAACTCCAGTAGATGGACAGGATTGGGGCAAAGAGATGGAAGGTCGCTTGCTCAAAGTCATGCACAAAACATACATTTCTAATGAAAAGAAATCCTCTCAGTCGGTGACAGCACCGATGTTGGGACACTTTGAAATCCCTAAAAGTTTGGATTTAGGCGCATGGAGAGAGTTCAAACGTTCAGCTCATGGTAATGAATTTTATACAACATGTTTATTTTATGTAGGTGGATTTGATTTACAAACGATTGCCGAAATCCAGGGTGTGACTGAAGGTACAGTGAAATTTCGTTTAAGTCATGGGGCCAAAAAGTTGGGTTCGATTTTATTAAAGGAATATTTAAATTGA
- a CDS encoding polyhydroxyalkanoate synthesis regulator DNA-binding domain-containing protein, producing MRAKIVKRYQNRKLYDTQQSCYVTLDDIAKMIRASEDVIVIDNKTKNDITAATLTQIIFEAEKKSAHYAPLSTLRDVIQHENGSISAYLAKLGAFPKEQYLNQKPQTIAIPQTQTSRDTKPSFDDLKQTLEKRVATAASAFQDSDYESDEFVDKLPDLPNSNKSLGPTN from the coding sequence ATGAGAGCAAAAATCGTTAAAAGATATCAGAACCGTAAGTTATATGACACACAACAAAGCTGTTATGTAACTCTTGATGACATTGCCAAAATGATTCGTGCTAGCGAAGATGTGATTGTTATCGATAACAAAACTAAAAATGACATCACCGCAGCCACACTCACTCAAATCATTTTCGAAGCTGAGAAAAAATCTGCTCATTACGCACCACTTTCAACACTTCGCGACGTTATCCAACATGAAAATGGCAGCATCTCTGCTTATCTTGCAAAACTTGGCGCATTCCCTAAAGAGCAGTATTTAAACCAAAAACCACAAACTATCGCGATTCCTCAAACACAAACATCTCGCGATACTAAACCTAGCTTTGATGACCTAAAGCAAACTCTTGAAAAAAGAGTGGCTACTGCCGCAAGCGCTTTTCAAGATAGCGATTATGAAAGTGACGAATTTGTGGATAAGCTTCCTGATCTTCCCAACTCTAATAAGAGCTTAGGACCCACAAACTAA
- a CDS encoding JAB domain-containing protein — translation MNSSIIFKHLLPQLDFDREVFWVVGLNASKEIFCSRQLFSGTVNKCVVYPREIFRYALLQNADEIAIAHTHTTTDISPSKKDLELTARLRMQSEWLDIKIVDHLIISKNHDYFSFFDKGLL, via the coding sequence ATGAACAGTTCTATTATCTTTAAACATCTTTTACCTCAATTGGACTTTGACCGCGAAGTCTTTTGGGTTGTGGGTCTTAACGCCAGCAAAGAGATATTCTGTTCACGCCAACTCTTTAGCGGCACAGTGAATAAATGCGTTGTATATCCACGAGAGATTTTTAGATACGCCCTCCTTCAAAACGCCGACGAGATCGCCATCGCCCACACCCACACAACTACAGACATTTCCCCTTCAAAAAAAGATTTAGAACTTACGGCACGTTTACGCATGCAAAGCGAATGGCTAGACATCAAAATCGTAGATCATCTGATCATCTCAAAAAACCACGACTACTTTTCCTTCTTCGACAAAGGCCTCCTCTAG
- a CDS encoding glycerol-3-phosphate dehydrogenase/oxidase has protein sequence MSLSFKEQDATLKSVSEKTYDLLIIGGGINGVGIARDASMRGLSVLCVEQSDLASGTSSRSSKLVHGGLRYLENFEFGLVFEALNERAKLLKMAPHLVHPLRFVIPLYAGDRVSPFKMKMGMVLYDILSLYKAPKAHEYLTAPQTFQRVKNIRQQDLKGAFVYSDAYMDDDRLVIETARSAKSYGAEFLTFVKAQKLNPESLGRGVKEVELLDTQTGVIHNVRARHVVSTVGPWTDQVGETLLPDWKPRMRPTKGVHLTLSRMDFPLEDAVVMAADQQKRIIFAIPRHEMVIIGTTDTDYSSDPSQVRTTQDDVEYLLKIVEEYFPEAKVTKETLVSTYSGVRPLVNDGSGSASKVSREHTIISDPRGVTFLMGGKYTTYRLMAQQTVDVVLKQFSKEERRNLRRASTAKPLNPKVDEKSFKEAMSRIHELENKTELTHLQCKMLVERHGLEAWDIVEYGPYKYIWEYEAAHAVRHTYCARLVDFYTRRVPLFLSKKDHGFKFLNRIGKVFKDYYGWDQERLEQEYKLLFDHYSAESEWKGLTGAISMDKIEYI, from the coding sequence TTGAGTCTGTCATTTAAGGAACAGGACGCCACCTTAAAGTCTGTTTCAGAAAAAACATACGATCTGCTTATCATTGGTGGTGGAATCAATGGTGTGGGCATTGCTCGTGATGCTTCAATGCGTGGCCTATCTGTGCTGTGTGTAGAACAGTCTGACTTGGCGTCGGGAACGAGTTCTCGTTCTTCAAAATTGGTTCATGGTGGACTTCGATATTTAGAAAATTTTGAATTTGGATTGGTATTTGAAGCTCTGAATGAAAGGGCAAAGCTTCTTAAGATGGCTCCCCACTTGGTGCACCCTTTGCGATTTGTGATTCCTCTTTATGCAGGGGATAGGGTGTCGCCGTTTAAGATGAAAATGGGAATGGTGCTTTATGACATCTTGTCTTTGTATAAAGCTCCCAAAGCTCACGAATATTTAACCGCGCCCCAAACTTTTCAAAGGGTCAAAAATATTAGACAGCAGGATCTTAAGGGGGCCTTTGTCTATTCTGATGCCTATATGGATGATGATCGTTTGGTGATTGAAACGGCTCGAAGTGCAAAATCCTATGGGGCAGAATTTCTAACTTTTGTAAAAGCTCAGAAACTCAATCCAGAATCACTCGGTCGCGGAGTCAAAGAGGTCGAGCTTTTAGACACACAAACGGGTGTGATTCATAATGTGCGCGCTCGTCACGTGGTCAGCACAGTGGGACCATGGACAGATCAGGTGGGTGAAACGCTCTTGCCAGATTGGAAGCCGCGTATGCGTCCCACAAAAGGTGTGCATTTGACTTTAAGTCGTATGGACTTCCCTTTAGAAGATGCGGTGGTCATGGCGGCGGACCAACAAAAGCGTATTATTTTTGCGATTCCGCGCCATGAAATGGTGATCATTGGAACGACAGACACCGACTACTCAAGCGATCCAAGCCAAGTCAGAACCACTCAAGATGATGTAGAATATTTGCTTAAAATTGTTGAAGAGTACTTCCCTGAAGCTAAGGTGACCAAAGAGACTTTGGTGAGCACTTATTCGGGGGTACGTCCCTTGGTCAATGATGGGTCAGGTTCGGCAAGTAAGGTCAGTCGAGAGCACACCATCATTTCCGACCCTCGCGGGGTGACCTTTTTGATGGGGGGAAAGTACACCACATATCGCCTTATGGCCCAGCAGACGGTGGACGTTGTGCTCAAGCAGTTTTCCAAAGAAGAGCGACGTAATCTGCGTCGAGCAAGTACGGCGAAACCTCTAAATCCCAAAGTGGACGAAAAGAGTTTCAAAGAGGCGATGTCGCGCATTCACGAACTGGAAAATAAGACAGAGCTCACGCATTTGCAGTGCAAAATGTTAGTCGAGCGTCATGGCCTAGAAGCGTGGGATATTGTAGAGTATGGGCCGTACAAGTATATATGGGAGTACGAAGCCGCTCATGCCGTTCGACACACCTATTGCGCAAGGCTTGTAGATTTTTACACAAGACGAGTCCCGCTTTTTTTAAGCAAAAAAGACCATGGGTTTAAGTTTTTAAATCGTATCGGGAAAGTTTTTAAGGACTACTACGGGTGGGACCAAGAGCGTTTGGAACAAGAGTATAAACTTCTTTTTGATCATTATAGTGCAGAGTCAGAATGGAAAGGTTTGACTGGTGCAATAAGCATGGACAAAATAGAGTATATTTAA
- a CDS encoding rod shape-determining protein produces MGFFDKLSEYFSNDIAIDLGTANVLVYSKGRGIILDEPSVVAVKKDYRGSATKVMAVGKEAKLMLGRTPGSIVAIRPIKDGVIADFQVTSSMLKYFINKSVGQQRSFVRPRIVICVPYGITEVEKRAVKEAAQSAGARSVHLIEEPMAAAIGAGLPITEPTGSMVVDIGGGTTGVAVISLGGIVYCKSIKVAGDKFDEAIVNYVRRQFNLLIGERTAENIKIKIGSAYAIDEDRSMEIKGRDLVAGAPKTVEITAAQVNDALMDPLSEIVDAVRTALEKTPPELAADIVDNGIVLTGGGGLLTNLDVLIRERTGLPVAVAEDPLTCVVMGSGKTLDEPEFLKLTVD; encoded by the coding sequence ATGGGTTTTTTTGACAAATTATCAGAGTATTTTTCTAATGATATCGCCATTGATTTAGGGACAGCAAACGTCCTTGTCTATTCTAAAGGCAGAGGGATCATCTTGGATGAGCCTTCAGTTGTGGCTGTAAAAAAGGACTATCGGGGTTCAGCCACTAAGGTGATGGCTGTGGGTAAAGAGGCTAAATTGATGCTGGGCCGTACTCCAGGCTCGATTGTGGCTATTCGCCCCATTAAAGATGGTGTGATTGCGGACTTTCAGGTCACGTCTTCAATGCTAAAGTACTTCATCAACAAGAGCGTAGGACAGCAAAGATCCTTTGTGCGCCCTCGTATCGTCATTTGTGTGCCTTATGGAATCACCGAAGTGGAGAAAAGAGCGGTCAAAGAAGCCGCTCAGTCAGCAGGTGCTAGGTCTGTGCATTTGATTGAAGAGCCTATGGCGGCAGCAATTGGCGCAGGGCTTCCAATTACTGAACCTACAGGGAGCATGGTCGTGGACATTGGTGGGGGAACCACAGGTGTAGCCGTGATCTCTTTAGGTGGAATCGTTTATTGTAAGTCTATTAAAGTCGCAGGTGACAAATTTGATGAAGCCATTGTCAACTATGTGCGTCGTCAATTCAATCTTCTGATTGGTGAGAGAACGGCTGAAAATATCAAAATTAAAATTGGAAGTGCTTACGCTATTGATGAAGACCGCTCCATGGAGATCAAGGGCCGCGATTTAGTTGCGGGTGCACCAAAAACGGTGGAAATCACTGCGGCACAAGTGAACGATGCACTTATGGACCCCTTATCTGAAATCGTAGATGCTGTGCGCACAGCACTTGAAAAGACACCGCCTGAGTTAGCGGCAGACATTGTGGATAACGGAATTGTTCTTACTGGCGGTGGAGGTCTGTTGACCAATTTAGATGTATTGATTCGTGAAAGAACAGGGTTACCTGTGGCCGTCGCAGAAGATCCGTTAACTTGTGTAGTGATGGGTTCTGGTAAAACTTTAGACGAGCCAGAATTTTTAAAACTTACAGTCGACTAA